A part of Aegilops tauschii subsp. strangulata cultivar AL8/78 chromosome 2, Aet v6.0, whole genome shotgun sequence genomic DNA contains:
- the LOC109782880 gene encoding uncharacterized protein At4g19900 — protein sequence MLPRSHSHPARRRSGLGPQLCAVAAALLLLLSLAVLHSRLSSSSPFPLSSSSRSSATDSAATNSTALLADDDDDPVAAALDPDLTLAAVTTAAATEGAAATNPDDDRIDELDVLDEDDSSAVTDAADDVPASATAASFLWDHAAGVARLPFRLPPAGDSPPVGFPHLDSPRRIAAASFGSDDEPVDLELRVEISSISGIEDALLLKPASGRSETRLRSGWARWLEGKADYLRRDRMLRSNLEFLNPRNHPLLQDPDSPGLTSLTRGDRMVQRLLISEIEKDSSKNFARRSLKSSDNEHGIGAILKEEPEEVRRWGHFPGIDPHLGFSEFMERFFEHGKCSMRVFMVWNSPQWAYGVRHQRGLESLLLQHPDACVVMLSEMLELEAFHEFVKEGHKVAVAVPNLDELLEGTPTHIFASVWYEWRKTVNYPLHYSELVRLAALYRYGGIYLDSDIIVLKPLKSLRNSIGTVKEVSRGSSFSGAVLAFEKQSPFLLECLKEWYSTYDDTLIQWNGAELMTRVIRNHSDSDPNREHLEIQLEPSFTFYPINSTDISRYFSEPDSTAERAQHDALFSRILNYSTTFHFWNSITSSLVPESNSLVERILNHYCLHCLDVL from the exons ATGCTGCCGCGCTCCCACTCGCACCCCGCGCGGCGGCGCTCCGGCCTCGGCCCGCAGCTCTGCGCCGTCGCCGCggcgctgctcctgctcctctccctcgccgtccTCCACTCccgcctctcctcctcctcgcccttcCCGCTCTCCTCCTCGTCCCGCTCCTCCGCCACCGACTCCGCCGCCACCAACTCCACCGCTCTCCTcgcggacgacgacgacgacccTGTGGCCGCCGCGCTCGACCCCGACCTCACCCTCGCCGCCGTGACCACCGCTGCCGCCACCGAGGGCGCCGCGGCTACCAACCCCGACGACGACCGCATCGACGAGCTCGACGTGCTCGACGAGGACGACTCCTCCGCCGTCACCGACGCGGCCGACGACGTGCccgcctccgccaccgccgcgtCCTTCCTCTGGGACCACGCCGCCGGCGTCGCCCGCCTCCCCTTCCGCCTCCCCCCCGCTGGCGACTCCCCGCCCGTGGGGTTCCCCCACTTGGACTCCCCGCGTCGGATCGCCGCCGCCTCCTTTGGATCCGACGACGAGCCTGTGGATCTGGAGCTGCGGGTGGAGATCTCGTCCATCAGCGGCATTGAGGACGCGCTGCTCCTCAAGCCCGCCTCCGGCCGTAGCGAGACGCGGCTCCGCTCTGGTTGGGCGCGGTGGCTGGAGGGGAAGGCGGACTACCTCCGGCGCGATCGGATGCTCAGGTCCAACTTGGAGTTCCTCAATCCTCGCAACCACCCTCTGCTCCAGGACCCGGACAGTCCTGGTCTCACTTCACTCACCCGTGGCGACCGCATGGTGCAGCGGTTGCTCATCTCAGAAATTGAGAAAGACTCATCCAAGAATTTTGCCCGGCGGAGCCTCAAGTCGTCCGACAATGAGCATGGAATAGGAGCCATTCTGAAGGAGGAGCCGGAAGAAGTTAGGAGGTGGGGACACTTTCCAGGAATTGATCCACATTTGGGGTTCTCAGAGTTCATGGAAAGGTTCTTTGAGCATGGCAAGTGCTCCATGAGGGTGTTCATGGTATGGAACAGCCCTCAGTGGGCGTATGGTGTTCGGCACCAGCGTGGGCTCGAGAGCTTGCTCCTGCAGCATCCTGATGCCTGTGTGGTCATGCTGTCGGAGATGCTGGAGCTGGAGGCCTTCCATGAGTTTGTGAAGGAAGG ACACAAGGTTGCAGTTGCAGTGCCGAATCTTGATGAACTTTTGGAGGGCACACCAACCCACATTTTTGCATCGGTGTGGTATGAATGGCGGAAAACAGTAAATTACCCCTTGCATTACAGTGAGCTAGTACGCCTTGCTGCTCTGTACAG ATATGGTGGTATATACCTTGACTCTGATATTATTGTACTCAAACCATTGAAATCCCTCCGAAATTCTATTGGTACTGTAAAAGAAGTTTCTAGAGGTTCCAGTTTCAGTGGTGCTGTATTGGCATTTGAAAAACAGAG CCCATTCTTGCTCGAGTGCCTGAAGGAATGGTATTCAACATATGATGATACTCTCATTCAGTGGAATGGTGCTGAACTTATGACAAGAGTAATAAGAAATCATTCTGACAGTGATCCAAATAGGGAGCACCTTGAGATACAGTTGGAACCCTCATTTACATTCTACCCCATAAATTCTACGGATATCAGTAG GTACTTCTCAGAACCAGACAGTACGGCTGAAAGAGCACAACATGATGCTCTGTTTTCCAGGATTCTGAACTACTCTACCACTTTCCACTTCTGGAACAGCATTACATCTTCTCTGGTTCCTGAATCCAACAGTCTTGTTGAGAGAATTCTTAACCATTACTGTCTCCATTGCCTTGATGTTCTATAG